The Lineus longissimus chromosome 2, tnLinLong1.2, whole genome shotgun sequence genome window below encodes:
- the LOC135500195 gene encoding sodium/calcium exchanger 1-like isoform X2, which yields MSVALYTNFSNGYIVEYVAAGQTACTSWLLLPAENLWHVGVRATLYILAMLYLFLGIAIVSDVFMCSIEVITSKKRTIVKWDEEKQEKVEVKVLVWNETVANLTLMALGSSAPEIILAVITQCSSLGQPQANINDLGTFTIIGSAAFNLLMITAVCVVSVPHPEQKKIKEQGVFVITTIWSLWAYVWMLIVVQFITPNEVDIWEAFITLGFFPIMVVMAYCQDNGWWCHKCKKNSVNAEDSEMQVRVVNMGSQMLHGPSRELNALGKERDMKHRNSVAPVDATDDNQNEKITAISEGDRPREEGGSYMGSNRSLSRDPESHAFARARFRHAAVRQMMGGKKHRPISSKKHMSEVVDTVRTIHNLSPDISGDDLCGKFTFASPSYSVLESAGILEVDILFHRSKVSKSTLQVPNGRAKSSGKSRNIDESAVTKVNAKVEPGQGHDEITGVVTIDYETREGSAKFDKDFKKTTGTLIFMENEYRKAIAIPIINDLQYEADTEFYIILKNPGGDGGIGEPSIARVTIIDDDEPGEFQFEQPSITANLKTGKLAVNVIRQKGCDGTVSVEYATIDGTAKGGVTVDPADYKHNSGKLSFKHGETTKTITIEVNKDAEGSKNFIITLRNPSIGCKIGEHSAALAFVSSDHVGEKLARIIDDDDEEDMTWGGQIIAAMSVQEEEDEEGNKVPLKWYDYVIHFLMFFWKVFFALIPPKNYGGGFPAFFLSLLGIGLCTAFVEQIANLLGCAIDLRPAVTGITLVALGTSLPDTFASRTAALHDEYADAAIGNVTGSNSVNVFLGLGLPWCIASIYYSFDPEPKRVNSANLFQGVIFFLGAAVICVIILFLRRYISGGELGGKVKSTKIITGIIMATLWLIYIILSSLVAYDVIVWNPFTTTTT from the exons ATGTCGGTTGCCCTCTACACCAACTTCAGCAATGGTTACATTGTGGAATACGTTGCAGCCGGGCAAACGGCTTGCACAAGCTGGCTGTTGCTGCCGGCGGAGAACCTCTGGCACGTTGGAGTTCGCGCCACTTTATATATCCTGGCAATGCTCTACCTTTTCTTGGGCATTGCTATCGTAAGTGACGTGTTCATGTGTAGTATCGAGGTAATCACTAGCAAGAAGCGAACCATTGTGAAATGGGATGAGGAAAAACAGGAAAAGGTTGAGGTGAAAGTTTTGGTCTGGAATGAGACGGTCGCTAACTTGACGTTGATGGCCTTGGGGAGCAGTGCGCCTGAGATTATCCTAGCTGTTATCACACAGTGCAGTTCGCTTGGTCAACCGCAAGCTAACATCAATGACCTTGGAACGTTTACAATCATTGGTAGCGCTGCTTTTAATCTCCTCATGATCACAGCAGTCTGCGTTGTGAGTGTGCCCCATCCAGAGCAAAAGAAGATCAAAGAACAAGGCGTGTTTGTAATCACTACGATATGGTCACTCTGGGCATATGTATGGATGTTGATCGTTGTTCAGTTCATCACACCAAATGAAGTTGACATCTGGGAGGCATTTATTACGCTAGGGTTCTTCCCAATCATGGTAGTAATGGCCTACTGTCAAGACAACGGGTGGTGGTGTCACAAGTGTAAAAAGAACTCGGTCAATGCAGAAGATAGTGAAATG CAAGTGAGAGTAGTGAACATGGGCTCACAGATGCTCCACGGGCCATCAAGAGAACTCAATGCATTAGGGAAGGAGAGAGACATGAAACACAG GAACTCTGTGGCTCCTGTTGATGCTACAGATGACaaccaaaatgaaaaaataactgCCATTTCTGAAGGAGATCGTCCCAG GGAAGAAGGAGGTTCATATATGGGATCAAACAGGTCATTATCTAGGGATCCAGAGAGCCATGCATTTGCTAGGGCAAG GTTTCGCCATGCCGCCGTCCGCCAGATGATGGGAGGAAAGAAACACCGTCCCATTTCGTCCAAAAAACACATGAGTGAAGTTGTTGATACAGTGCGTACTATTCACAACCTAAGTCCGGATATTAGCGGAG ACGATCTCTGTGGCAAATTCACCTTTGCTTCTCCAAGTTACTCCGTCCTAGAAAGTGCTGGTATCCTGGAGGTGGATATCCTATTTCACCGCAGTAAAGT ctcaaaatctaCGTTACAAGTGCCA AATGGTCGTGCCAAATCGTCAGGAAAGTCGAGAAATATCGATGAGTCTGCAGTTACTAAAGTTAATGCAAAGGTTGAACCaggacaaggacatgatgagaTCACTGGAGTTGTCACCATTGATTATGAGACAAGAGAGGGTTCAGCCAAATTTGATAAAGACTTCAAGAAAACTACTGGAACTCTG ATCTTCATGGAAAATGAGTACCGCAAGGCAATAGCCATTCCAATTATCAATGATCTCCAATACGAAGCAGACACTGAGTTCTACATCATCCTAAAGAACCCTGGCGGGGATGGTGGAATCGGGGAACCAAGCATCGCCAGAGTCACCATTAtcgatgatgacg AGCCTGGTGAGTTCCAGTTCGAACAGCCAAGCATCACTGCGAATCTTAAGACGGGTAAACTTGCTGTGAATGTTATACGACAGAAGGGCTGTGATGGTACCGTGTCCGTAGAATATGCTACGAT TGATGGCACAGCCAAAGGTGGTGTTACTGTTGACCCAGCTGATTACAAGCATAATTCAGGCAAGCTCTCATTCAAGCATGGCGAGACGACCAAGACTATTACAATTGAAGTCAACAAAGATGCTGAG GGAAGCAAGAATTTCATCATAACTTTACGGAATCCTAGCATTGGTTGTAAGATAGGCGAGCACAGTGCAGCATTGGCATTTGTTTCATCAG ATCATGTTGGCGAAAAGCTCGCTCGgattattgatgatgatgacgaggagGACATGACGTGGGGTGGACAGATTATTGC TGCTATGTCAGTACAAGAGGAAGAAGACGAAGAGGGCAACAAGGTACCTCTCAAATGGTATGACTACGTCATCCACTTCCTCATGTTCTTCTGGAAGGTTTTCTTTGCCCTCATACCACCAAA GAATTATGGTGGAGGTTTCCCTGCATTCTTCCTGTCGCTGCTTGGTATTGGGCTGTGTACAGCGTTCGTAGAACAG ATTGCCAATCTACTTGGATGCGCGATTGACCTGAGACCCGCAGTGACTGGCATCACACTAGTTGCCCTTGGAACCAGTCTCCCTGATACATTTGCAAGTCGTACTGCTGCTCTACATGATGAATATGCTGACGCTGCTATTGGCAATGTCACTG GGAGTAACAGTGTGAATGTATTCCTTGGACTTGGTTTGCCTTGGTGCATCGCGTCCATCTACTACAGCTTCGATCCGGAGCCAAAGAGGGTCAACTCGGCTAATCTCTTTCAGGGAGTGATTTTCTTCCTCGGTGCAGCTGTCATCTGTGTTATCATATTATTCTTGCGTCGATAT ATATCAGGAGGTGAACTTGGCGGGAAAGTTAAATCAACAAAGATTATAACGGGAATCATCATGGCGACACTATGGTTGATCTATATCATCTTATCATCGTTGGTGGCCTATGACGTTATTGTGTGGAATCCAttcacaaccacaacaactTAG
- the LOC135500195 gene encoding sodium/calcium exchanger 1-like isoform X4, protein MSVALYTNFSNGYIVEYVAAGQTACTSWLLLPAENLWHVGVRATLYILAMLYLFLGIAIVSDVFMCSIEVITSKKRTIVKWDEEKQEKVEVKVLVWNETVANLTLMALGSSAPEIILAVITQCSSLGQPQANINDLGTFTIIGSAAFNLLMITAVCVVSVPHPEQKKIKEQGVFVITTIWSLWAYVWMLIVVQFITPNEVDIWEAFITLGFFPIMVVMAYCQDNGWWCHKCKKNSVNAEDSEMQVRVVNMGSQMLHGPSRELNALGKERDMKHREEGGSYMGSNRSLSRDPESHAFARARFRHAAVRQMMGGKKHRPISSKKHMSEVVDTVRTIHNLSPDISGDDLCGKFTFASPSYSVLESAGILEVDILFHRSKVSKSTLQVPNGRAKSSGKSRNIDESAVTKVNAKVEPGQGHDEITGVVTIDYETREGSAKFDKDFKKTTGTLIFMENEYRKAIAIPIINDLQYEADTEFYIILKNPGGDGGIGEPSIARVTIIDDDEPGEFQFEQPSITANLKTGKLAVNVIRQKGCDGTVSVEYATIDGTAKGGVTVDPADYKHNSGKLSFKHGETTKTITIEVNKDAEGSKNFIITLRNPSIGCKIGEHSAALAFVSSDHVGEKLARIIDDDDEEDMTWGGQIIAAMSVQEEEDEEGNKVPLKWYDYVIHFLMFFWKVFFALIPPKNYGGGFPAFFLSLLGIGLCTAFVEQIANLLGCAIDLRPAVTGITLVALGTSLPDTFASRTAALHDEYADAAIGNVTGSNSVNVFLGLGLPWCIASIYYSFDPEPKRVNSANLFQGVIFFLGAAVICVIILFLRRYISGGELGGKVKSTKIITGIIMATLWLIYIILSSLVAYDVIVWNPFTTTTT, encoded by the exons ATGTCGGTTGCCCTCTACACCAACTTCAGCAATGGTTACATTGTGGAATACGTTGCAGCCGGGCAAACGGCTTGCACAAGCTGGCTGTTGCTGCCGGCGGAGAACCTCTGGCACGTTGGAGTTCGCGCCACTTTATATATCCTGGCAATGCTCTACCTTTTCTTGGGCATTGCTATCGTAAGTGACGTGTTCATGTGTAGTATCGAGGTAATCACTAGCAAGAAGCGAACCATTGTGAAATGGGATGAGGAAAAACAGGAAAAGGTTGAGGTGAAAGTTTTGGTCTGGAATGAGACGGTCGCTAACTTGACGTTGATGGCCTTGGGGAGCAGTGCGCCTGAGATTATCCTAGCTGTTATCACACAGTGCAGTTCGCTTGGTCAACCGCAAGCTAACATCAATGACCTTGGAACGTTTACAATCATTGGTAGCGCTGCTTTTAATCTCCTCATGATCACAGCAGTCTGCGTTGTGAGTGTGCCCCATCCAGAGCAAAAGAAGATCAAAGAACAAGGCGTGTTTGTAATCACTACGATATGGTCACTCTGGGCATATGTATGGATGTTGATCGTTGTTCAGTTCATCACACCAAATGAAGTTGACATCTGGGAGGCATTTATTACGCTAGGGTTCTTCCCAATCATGGTAGTAATGGCCTACTGTCAAGACAACGGGTGGTGGTGTCACAAGTGTAAAAAGAACTCGGTCAATGCAGAAGATAGTGAAATG CAAGTGAGAGTAGTGAACATGGGCTCACAGATGCTCCACGGGCCATCAAGAGAACTCAATGCATTAGGGAAGGAGAGAGACATGAAACACAG GGAAGAAGGAGGTTCATATATGGGATCAAACAGGTCATTATCTAGGGATCCAGAGAGCCATGCATTTGCTAGGGCAAG GTTTCGCCATGCCGCCGTCCGCCAGATGATGGGAGGAAAGAAACACCGTCCCATTTCGTCCAAAAAACACATGAGTGAAGTTGTTGATACAGTGCGTACTATTCACAACCTAAGTCCGGATATTAGCGGAG ACGATCTCTGTGGCAAATTCACCTTTGCTTCTCCAAGTTACTCCGTCCTAGAAAGTGCTGGTATCCTGGAGGTGGATATCCTATTTCACCGCAGTAAAGT ctcaaaatctaCGTTACAAGTGCCA AATGGTCGTGCCAAATCGTCAGGAAAGTCGAGAAATATCGATGAGTCTGCAGTTACTAAAGTTAATGCAAAGGTTGAACCaggacaaggacatgatgagaTCACTGGAGTTGTCACCATTGATTATGAGACAAGAGAGGGTTCAGCCAAATTTGATAAAGACTTCAAGAAAACTACTGGAACTCTG ATCTTCATGGAAAATGAGTACCGCAAGGCAATAGCCATTCCAATTATCAATGATCTCCAATACGAAGCAGACACTGAGTTCTACATCATCCTAAAGAACCCTGGCGGGGATGGTGGAATCGGGGAACCAAGCATCGCCAGAGTCACCATTAtcgatgatgacg AGCCTGGTGAGTTCCAGTTCGAACAGCCAAGCATCACTGCGAATCTTAAGACGGGTAAACTTGCTGTGAATGTTATACGACAGAAGGGCTGTGATGGTACCGTGTCCGTAGAATATGCTACGAT TGATGGCACAGCCAAAGGTGGTGTTACTGTTGACCCAGCTGATTACAAGCATAATTCAGGCAAGCTCTCATTCAAGCATGGCGAGACGACCAAGACTATTACAATTGAAGTCAACAAAGATGCTGAG GGAAGCAAGAATTTCATCATAACTTTACGGAATCCTAGCATTGGTTGTAAGATAGGCGAGCACAGTGCAGCATTGGCATTTGTTTCATCAG ATCATGTTGGCGAAAAGCTCGCTCGgattattgatgatgatgacgaggagGACATGACGTGGGGTGGACAGATTATTGC TGCTATGTCAGTACAAGAGGAAGAAGACGAAGAGGGCAACAAGGTACCTCTCAAATGGTATGACTACGTCATCCACTTCCTCATGTTCTTCTGGAAGGTTTTCTTTGCCCTCATACCACCAAA GAATTATGGTGGAGGTTTCCCTGCATTCTTCCTGTCGCTGCTTGGTATTGGGCTGTGTACAGCGTTCGTAGAACAG ATTGCCAATCTACTTGGATGCGCGATTGACCTGAGACCCGCAGTGACTGGCATCACACTAGTTGCCCTTGGAACCAGTCTCCCTGATACATTTGCAAGTCGTACTGCTGCTCTACATGATGAATATGCTGACGCTGCTATTGGCAATGTCACTG GGAGTAACAGTGTGAATGTATTCCTTGGACTTGGTTTGCCTTGGTGCATCGCGTCCATCTACTACAGCTTCGATCCGGAGCCAAAGAGGGTCAACTCGGCTAATCTCTTTCAGGGAGTGATTTTCTTCCTCGGTGCAGCTGTCATCTGTGTTATCATATTATTCTTGCGTCGATAT ATATCAGGAGGTGAACTTGGCGGGAAAGTTAAATCAACAAAGATTATAACGGGAATCATCATGGCGACACTATGGTTGATCTATATCATCTTATCATCGTTGGTGGCCTATGACGTTATTGTGTGGAATCCAttcacaaccacaacaactTAG
- the LOC135500195 gene encoding sodium/calcium exchanger 1-like isoform X3: MSVALYTNFSNGYIVEYVAAGQTACTSWLLLPAENLWHVGVRATLYILAMLYLFLGIAIVSDVFMCSIEVITSKKRTIVKWDEEKQEKVEVKVLVWNETVANLTLMALGSSAPEIILAVITQCSSLGQPQANINDLGTFTIIGSAAFNLLMITAVCVVSVPHPEQKKIKEQGVFVITTIWSLWAYVWMLIVVQFITPNEVDIWEAFITLGFFPIMVVMAYCQDNGWWCHKCKKNSVNAEDSEMQVRVVNMGSQMLHGPSRELNALGKERDMKHSRASLRSHAKSMLDLEEGGSYMGSNRSLSRDPESHAFARARFRHAAVRQMMGGKKHRPISSKKHMSEVVDTVRTIHNLSPDISGDDLCGKFTFASPSYSVLESAGILEVDILFHRSKVSKSTLQVPNGRAKSSGKSRNIDESAVTKVNAKVEPGQGHDEITGVVTIDYETREGSAKFDKDFKKTTGTLIFMENEYRKAIAIPIINDLQYEADTEFYIILKNPGGDGGIGEPSIARVTIIDDDEPGEFQFEQPSITANLKTGKLAVNVIRQKGCDGTVSVEYATIDGTAKGGVTVDPADYKHNSGKLSFKHGETTKTITIEVNKDAEGSKNFIITLRNPSIGCKIGEHSAALAFVSSDHVGEKLARIIDDDDEEDMTWGGQIIAAMSVQEEEDEEGNKVPLKWYDYVIHFLMFFWKVFFALIPPKNYGGGFPAFFLSLLGIGLCTAFVEQIANLLGCAIDLRPAVTGITLVALGTSLPDTFASRTAALHDEYADAAIGNVTGSNSVNVFLGLGLPWCIASIYYSFDPEPKRVNSANLFQGVIFFLGAAVICVIILFLRRYISGGELGGKVKSTKIITGIIMATLWLIYIILSSLVAYDVIVWNPFTTTTT; the protein is encoded by the exons ATGTCGGTTGCCCTCTACACCAACTTCAGCAATGGTTACATTGTGGAATACGTTGCAGCCGGGCAAACGGCTTGCACAAGCTGGCTGTTGCTGCCGGCGGAGAACCTCTGGCACGTTGGAGTTCGCGCCACTTTATATATCCTGGCAATGCTCTACCTTTTCTTGGGCATTGCTATCGTAAGTGACGTGTTCATGTGTAGTATCGAGGTAATCACTAGCAAGAAGCGAACCATTGTGAAATGGGATGAGGAAAAACAGGAAAAGGTTGAGGTGAAAGTTTTGGTCTGGAATGAGACGGTCGCTAACTTGACGTTGATGGCCTTGGGGAGCAGTGCGCCTGAGATTATCCTAGCTGTTATCACACAGTGCAGTTCGCTTGGTCAACCGCAAGCTAACATCAATGACCTTGGAACGTTTACAATCATTGGTAGCGCTGCTTTTAATCTCCTCATGATCACAGCAGTCTGCGTTGTGAGTGTGCCCCATCCAGAGCAAAAGAAGATCAAAGAACAAGGCGTGTTTGTAATCACTACGATATGGTCACTCTGGGCATATGTATGGATGTTGATCGTTGTTCAGTTCATCACACCAAATGAAGTTGACATCTGGGAGGCATTTATTACGCTAGGGTTCTTCCCAATCATGGTAGTAATGGCCTACTGTCAAGACAACGGGTGGTGGTGTCACAAGTGTAAAAAGAACTCGGTCAATGCAGAAGATAGTGAAATG CAAGTGAGAGTAGTGAACATGGGCTCACAGATGCTCCACGGGCCATCAAGAGAACTCAATGCATTAGGGAAGGAGAGAGACATGAAACACAG TCGGGCTAGTTTACGTTCACATGCCAAATCAATGCTGGATTT GGAAGAAGGAGGTTCATATATGGGATCAAACAGGTCATTATCTAGGGATCCAGAGAGCCATGCATTTGCTAGGGCAAG GTTTCGCCATGCCGCCGTCCGCCAGATGATGGGAGGAAAGAAACACCGTCCCATTTCGTCCAAAAAACACATGAGTGAAGTTGTTGATACAGTGCGTACTATTCACAACCTAAGTCCGGATATTAGCGGAG ACGATCTCTGTGGCAAATTCACCTTTGCTTCTCCAAGTTACTCCGTCCTAGAAAGTGCTGGTATCCTGGAGGTGGATATCCTATTTCACCGCAGTAAAGT ctcaaaatctaCGTTACAAGTGCCA AATGGTCGTGCCAAATCGTCAGGAAAGTCGAGAAATATCGATGAGTCTGCAGTTACTAAAGTTAATGCAAAGGTTGAACCaggacaaggacatgatgagaTCACTGGAGTTGTCACCATTGATTATGAGACAAGAGAGGGTTCAGCCAAATTTGATAAAGACTTCAAGAAAACTACTGGAACTCTG ATCTTCATGGAAAATGAGTACCGCAAGGCAATAGCCATTCCAATTATCAATGATCTCCAATACGAAGCAGACACTGAGTTCTACATCATCCTAAAGAACCCTGGCGGGGATGGTGGAATCGGGGAACCAAGCATCGCCAGAGTCACCATTAtcgatgatgacg AGCCTGGTGAGTTCCAGTTCGAACAGCCAAGCATCACTGCGAATCTTAAGACGGGTAAACTTGCTGTGAATGTTATACGACAGAAGGGCTGTGATGGTACCGTGTCCGTAGAATATGCTACGAT TGATGGCACAGCCAAAGGTGGTGTTACTGTTGACCCAGCTGATTACAAGCATAATTCAGGCAAGCTCTCATTCAAGCATGGCGAGACGACCAAGACTATTACAATTGAAGTCAACAAAGATGCTGAG GGAAGCAAGAATTTCATCATAACTTTACGGAATCCTAGCATTGGTTGTAAGATAGGCGAGCACAGTGCAGCATTGGCATTTGTTTCATCAG ATCATGTTGGCGAAAAGCTCGCTCGgattattgatgatgatgacgaggagGACATGACGTGGGGTGGACAGATTATTGC TGCTATGTCAGTACAAGAGGAAGAAGACGAAGAGGGCAACAAGGTACCTCTCAAATGGTATGACTACGTCATCCACTTCCTCATGTTCTTCTGGAAGGTTTTCTTTGCCCTCATACCACCAAA GAATTATGGTGGAGGTTTCCCTGCATTCTTCCTGTCGCTGCTTGGTATTGGGCTGTGTACAGCGTTCGTAGAACAG ATTGCCAATCTACTTGGATGCGCGATTGACCTGAGACCCGCAGTGACTGGCATCACACTAGTTGCCCTTGGAACCAGTCTCCCTGATACATTTGCAAGTCGTACTGCTGCTCTACATGATGAATATGCTGACGCTGCTATTGGCAATGTCACTG GGAGTAACAGTGTGAATGTATTCCTTGGACTTGGTTTGCCTTGGTGCATCGCGTCCATCTACTACAGCTTCGATCCGGAGCCAAAGAGGGTCAACTCGGCTAATCTCTTTCAGGGAGTGATTTTCTTCCTCGGTGCAGCTGTCATCTGTGTTATCATATTATTCTTGCGTCGATAT ATATCAGGAGGTGAACTTGGCGGGAAAGTTAAATCAACAAAGATTATAACGGGAATCATCATGGCGACACTATGGTTGATCTATATCATCTTATCATCGTTGGTGGCCTATGACGTTATTGTGTGGAATCCAttcacaaccacaacaactTAG
- the LOC135500195 gene encoding sodium/calcium exchanger 1-like isoform X1, which translates to MSVALYTNFSNGYIVEYVAAGQTACTSWLLLPAENLWHVGVRATLYILAMLYLFLGIAIVSDVFMCSIEVITSKKRTIVKWDEEKQEKVEVKVLVWNETVANLTLMALGSSAPEIILAVITQCSSLGQPQANINDLGTFTIIGSAAFNLLMITAVCVVSVPHPEQKKIKEQGVFVITTIWSLWAYVWMLIVVQFITPNEVDIWEAFITLGFFPIMVVMAYCQDNGWWCHKCKKNSVNAEDSEMQVRVVNMGSQMLHGPSRELNALGKERDMKHSRASLRSHAKSMLDLNSVAPVDATDDNQNEKITAISEGDRPREEGGSYMGSNRSLSRDPESHAFARARFRHAAVRQMMGGKKHRPISSKKHMSEVVDTVRTIHNLSPDISGDDLCGKFTFASPSYSVLESAGILEVDILFHRSKVSKSTLQVPNGRAKSSGKSRNIDESAVTKVNAKVEPGQGHDEITGVVTIDYETREGSAKFDKDFKKTTGTLIFMENEYRKAIAIPIINDLQYEADTEFYIILKNPGGDGGIGEPSIARVTIIDDDEPGEFQFEQPSITANLKTGKLAVNVIRQKGCDGTVSVEYATIDGTAKGGVTVDPADYKHNSGKLSFKHGETTKTITIEVNKDAEGSKNFIITLRNPSIGCKIGEHSAALAFVSSDHVGEKLARIIDDDDEEDMTWGGQIIAAMSVQEEEDEEGNKVPLKWYDYVIHFLMFFWKVFFALIPPKNYGGGFPAFFLSLLGIGLCTAFVEQIANLLGCAIDLRPAVTGITLVALGTSLPDTFASRTAALHDEYADAAIGNVTGSNSVNVFLGLGLPWCIASIYYSFDPEPKRVNSANLFQGVIFFLGAAVICVIILFLRRYISGGELGGKVKSTKIITGIIMATLWLIYIILSSLVAYDVIVWNPFTTTTT; encoded by the exons ATGTCGGTTGCCCTCTACACCAACTTCAGCAATGGTTACATTGTGGAATACGTTGCAGCCGGGCAAACGGCTTGCACAAGCTGGCTGTTGCTGCCGGCGGAGAACCTCTGGCACGTTGGAGTTCGCGCCACTTTATATATCCTGGCAATGCTCTACCTTTTCTTGGGCATTGCTATCGTAAGTGACGTGTTCATGTGTAGTATCGAGGTAATCACTAGCAAGAAGCGAACCATTGTGAAATGGGATGAGGAAAAACAGGAAAAGGTTGAGGTGAAAGTTTTGGTCTGGAATGAGACGGTCGCTAACTTGACGTTGATGGCCTTGGGGAGCAGTGCGCCTGAGATTATCCTAGCTGTTATCACACAGTGCAGTTCGCTTGGTCAACCGCAAGCTAACATCAATGACCTTGGAACGTTTACAATCATTGGTAGCGCTGCTTTTAATCTCCTCATGATCACAGCAGTCTGCGTTGTGAGTGTGCCCCATCCAGAGCAAAAGAAGATCAAAGAACAAGGCGTGTTTGTAATCACTACGATATGGTCACTCTGGGCATATGTATGGATGTTGATCGTTGTTCAGTTCATCACACCAAATGAAGTTGACATCTGGGAGGCATTTATTACGCTAGGGTTCTTCCCAATCATGGTAGTAATGGCCTACTGTCAAGACAACGGGTGGTGGTGTCACAAGTGTAAAAAGAACTCGGTCAATGCAGAAGATAGTGAAATG CAAGTGAGAGTAGTGAACATGGGCTCACAGATGCTCCACGGGCCATCAAGAGAACTCAATGCATTAGGGAAGGAGAGAGACATGAAACACAG TCGGGCTAGTTTACGTTCACATGCCAAATCAATGCTGGATTT GAACTCTGTGGCTCCTGTTGATGCTACAGATGACaaccaaaatgaaaaaataactgCCATTTCTGAAGGAGATCGTCCCAG GGAAGAAGGAGGTTCATATATGGGATCAAACAGGTCATTATCTAGGGATCCAGAGAGCCATGCATTTGCTAGGGCAAG GTTTCGCCATGCCGCCGTCCGCCAGATGATGGGAGGAAAGAAACACCGTCCCATTTCGTCCAAAAAACACATGAGTGAAGTTGTTGATACAGTGCGTACTATTCACAACCTAAGTCCGGATATTAGCGGAG ACGATCTCTGTGGCAAATTCACCTTTGCTTCTCCAAGTTACTCCGTCCTAGAAAGTGCTGGTATCCTGGAGGTGGATATCCTATTTCACCGCAGTAAAGT ctcaaaatctaCGTTACAAGTGCCA AATGGTCGTGCCAAATCGTCAGGAAAGTCGAGAAATATCGATGAGTCTGCAGTTACTAAAGTTAATGCAAAGGTTGAACCaggacaaggacatgatgagaTCACTGGAGTTGTCACCATTGATTATGAGACAAGAGAGGGTTCAGCCAAATTTGATAAAGACTTCAAGAAAACTACTGGAACTCTG ATCTTCATGGAAAATGAGTACCGCAAGGCAATAGCCATTCCAATTATCAATGATCTCCAATACGAAGCAGACACTGAGTTCTACATCATCCTAAAGAACCCTGGCGGGGATGGTGGAATCGGGGAACCAAGCATCGCCAGAGTCACCATTAtcgatgatgacg AGCCTGGTGAGTTCCAGTTCGAACAGCCAAGCATCACTGCGAATCTTAAGACGGGTAAACTTGCTGTGAATGTTATACGACAGAAGGGCTGTGATGGTACCGTGTCCGTAGAATATGCTACGAT TGATGGCACAGCCAAAGGTGGTGTTACTGTTGACCCAGCTGATTACAAGCATAATTCAGGCAAGCTCTCATTCAAGCATGGCGAGACGACCAAGACTATTACAATTGAAGTCAACAAAGATGCTGAG GGAAGCAAGAATTTCATCATAACTTTACGGAATCCTAGCATTGGTTGTAAGATAGGCGAGCACAGTGCAGCATTGGCATTTGTTTCATCAG ATCATGTTGGCGAAAAGCTCGCTCGgattattgatgatgatgacgaggagGACATGACGTGGGGTGGACAGATTATTGC TGCTATGTCAGTACAAGAGGAAGAAGACGAAGAGGGCAACAAGGTACCTCTCAAATGGTATGACTACGTCATCCACTTCCTCATGTTCTTCTGGAAGGTTTTCTTTGCCCTCATACCACCAAA GAATTATGGTGGAGGTTTCCCTGCATTCTTCCTGTCGCTGCTTGGTATTGGGCTGTGTACAGCGTTCGTAGAACAG ATTGCCAATCTACTTGGATGCGCGATTGACCTGAGACCCGCAGTGACTGGCATCACACTAGTTGCCCTTGGAACCAGTCTCCCTGATACATTTGCAAGTCGTACTGCTGCTCTACATGATGAATATGCTGACGCTGCTATTGGCAATGTCACTG GGAGTAACAGTGTGAATGTATTCCTTGGACTTGGTTTGCCTTGGTGCATCGCGTCCATCTACTACAGCTTCGATCCGGAGCCAAAGAGGGTCAACTCGGCTAATCTCTTTCAGGGAGTGATTTTCTTCCTCGGTGCAGCTGTCATCTGTGTTATCATATTATTCTTGCGTCGATAT ATATCAGGAGGTGAACTTGGCGGGAAAGTTAAATCAACAAAGATTATAACGGGAATCATCATGGCGACACTATGGTTGATCTATATCATCTTATCATCGTTGGTGGCCTATGACGTTATTGTGTGGAATCCAttcacaaccacaacaactTAG